The following are encoded together in the Phragmites australis chromosome 19, lpPhrAust1.1, whole genome shotgun sequence genome:
- the LOC133900262 gene encoding GATA transcription factor 10-like, with product MSSNPSYVSLHDVPEDLADCDGSSPGGGLCCPDDPLDIVLQYFPAPVADDGFLEALGITSSPQRHGRGDEDGESKCALGGVNAVGEVRMLAAAARTPGGGGERDVRGFLSRGASEVQEVVDVDMFFADAAPDDGGCGGGEANVWNNMSCHTAVTSALPAGGLDGCGALDGFVSDAALSDRPLTTSSASSGSLSSTTWETEPPALVLPPHAWTVTRKQRHRPVIRRNHLWLPKSSLPHDVPDAPHDNPSHKSGASDAGIHRRRPEARQRSRQTPRVCSHCDSSDTPQWRAGPGGARTLCNACGIRYKNNKLLPEYRPSTSPGFRSDEHSNRHRKVVKLREQKAKEKILRLMADTVPAAPAPAPNSGEFMDMCTYVSTG from the coding sequence ATGAGTAGTAATCCGTCCTATGTTTCCCTCCACGATGTCCCTGAGGACCTCGCGGACTGCGACGGCAGCAGCCCTGGCGGCGGGCTGTGCTGCCCCGACGACCCACTCGACATCGTCCTCCAGTACTTCCCCGCCCCCGTCGCGGACGACGGGTTCCTGGAGGCGCTCGGGATAACCTCCTCGCCGCAGCGCCACGGGCGGGGCGACGAGGACGGCGAGTCGAAGTGCGCGCTCGGCGGCGTGAACGCCGTCGGGGAGGTCCGCATGCTAGCTGCGGCGGCGAGAAcgccgggcggcggcggggagcggGACGTGCGCGGCTTCTTGTCCCGTGGTGCCTCGGAGGTCCAGGAGGTCGTCGACGTCGACATGTTTTTCGCGGACGCCGCGCCGGATGatggcggctgcggcggcggggaggcgaACGTGTGGAATAACATGTCCTGCCACACGGCGGTTACCTCGGCATTGCCGGCGGGTGGTCTGGACGGGTGCGGCGCGCTGGACGGCTTCGTCTCTGACGCCGCGTTGTCGGACAGGCCATTGACAACGTCTAGCGCGTCATCGGGCAGCCTCTCATCGACGACCTGGGAGACCGAGCCGCCGGCCCTTGTCTTGCCACCCCACGCTTGGACTGTGACAAGGAAACAACGGCACCGACCAGTCATCCGCCGGAATCATCTCTGGCTGCCGAAGTCGTCCCTGCCCCACGACGTGCCGGACGCTCCTCACGACAATCCCAGCCACAAGAGCGGCGCCAGTGATGCCGGTATCCACCGCCGGCGCCCCGAGGCACGTCAGAGGAGTAGACAAACTCCGAGGGTGTGCAGCCATTGCGACAGCTCCGACACGCCACAATGGCGTGCAGGTCCGGGCGGGGCGCGCACTCTCTGCAACGCATGTGGCATCCGTTACAAGAACAACAAGTTGCTACCAGAGTATCGACCTTCGACGAGCCCTGGCTTCCGAAGCGACGAGCACTCCAACCGCCACAGGAAGGTTGTAAAGCTCAGGGAGCAGAAGGCGAAAGAGAAAATCCTGAGACTGATGGCCGATACGgtgccggcggcgccggcgccggcgccgaacAGCGGTGAGTTTATGGATATGTGTACATACGTATCAACAGGCTAG
- the LOC133900261 gene encoding uncharacterized protein LOC133900261, translating into MSSRNDGELSVVVDSHDHDHGTTRSRGDADSEEDEGCGDRESFFQCMDKEEPSGVELADDAGEEFPSDEDGDGDAIRVSFATAVGDLLLEEQAELDLDEEEEEDMSRYDYGMWMSPEPMSIQERRRRLLQGMGLTSGKDLLRSRNARTRLPPVIPRDVPRRQPQPVPAPAVGDDAPSTASPAPTVAVTPPEIAKHQPNAVLMRCRSDSRLAVRGGAARKPPTFRRVYSLPHSLHGSPVHKALRAAARCPLPSAASKDEGIGNGNDTGGGFTIKNLDNGKEFVVSGQFNDPQSGAQLSIDEFERFIGYTPLVKQLLRRSQSQPVPAGAANGGAKTGKKKKTRWLKNIKLVASVAGLRNEKEKDGNGGSRSARMSAVTMSKSASANATMESPAAGSERLKVHHYGKSSKELTGLYMRQEVRAHEGSIWSIKFSPDGRFLASGGEDRVVRVWLVVDADASPSSVVQELSASLPPPPPLGDPGCGSVAPGLAAQLSKKVRRGKSSNHVLPDHVVVPESVFALAKQPACAFEGHLDDVLDLSWSKSQQLLSSSMDKTVRLWDMDTQTCLKLFAHNDYVTCVQFNPVDDGYFISGSLDSKVRIWNVLDRQVVDWSDLSDMVTAACYTPDGQAAIIGSHKGSCRFYKTTGCKLNQEAQIDMSISKKRKSQAKKITGFQFAPGNPSEILVTSADSQIRVFNGITVLQKFKGFKNTSSQISASYTADGRYVVCASEDSHVYVWQRGGAPGGPGGGGAGGGIGVRAKTWLTSRSYEYFFCRDVSAAVPWPGSPSSVRGGDASSRRGKSDGASTTMPKEQGSSRSAADAGSGIPRRPKSGPMTYPGGQLPADLSRREPSARWHGGAEGGNAWGMVVVTASRGGEIRVYQNFGLPLGIRGQRNLFH; encoded by the exons ATGAGCAGCAGGAACGACGGTGAGCTCTCCGTCGTCGTCGACAGCCATGACCATGACCATGGTACGACCAGAAGCAGGGGCGACGCCGACTCAGAGGAAGATGAAGGGTGCGGTGACCGGGAGTCTTTCTTCCAGTGCATGGACAAGGAGGAGCCCTCGGGCGTGGAGCTTGCAGATGACGCCGGGGAAGAGTTCCCCTCAGACGAGGACGGGGATGGCGACGCCATCCGCGTCTCCTTCGCCACTGCGGTCGGTGACCTCCTCCTCGAGGAGCAGGCCGAGCTGGACctggacgaggaggaggaagaggacatGTCCAGGTATGACTACGGCATGTGGATGTCGCCAGAGCCCATGTCCAtccaggagcgccgccgccggctgctcCAAGGGATGGGGCTCACCAGCGGCAAGGACCTTCTCCGCAGCCGCAACGCGCGGACGAGGCTTCCTCCTGTCATCCCCCGCGACGTGCCCCGGCGACAGCCGCAGCCTGTGCCGGCGCCCGCCGTCGGGGACGACGCACCGAGCACAGCGAGCCCTGCGCCGACGGTGGCTGTAACACCTCCCGAGATCGCGAAACATCAGCCCAACGCCGTCCTGATGCGGTGCCGGTCTGACAGCCGCCTTGCAGTCCGAGGCGGCGCCGCGAGGAAGCCACCAACGTTCCGCCGCGTGTACTCATTGCCACACTCGCTGCACGGCTCGCCGGTTCACAAGGCTCTCCGCGCTGCTGCTCGGTGTCCGTTGCCATCAGCGGCGTCAAAAGACGAAGGAATCGGCAACGGCAACGACACGGGTGGCGGCTTCACAATCAAGAACCTGGACAACGGCAAGGAGTTCGTGGTGAGCGGTCAATTCAACGACCCCCAGAGCGGCGCGCAGCTGAGCATAGACGAGTTCGAGCGGTTCATCGGCTACACGCCGCTCGTGAAGCAGCTTTTGCGCCGCAGCCAGAGCCAGCCGGTGCCGGCCGGGGCGGCCAATGGCGGCGCAAagacggggaagaagaagaaaacacgTTGGCTCAAGAACATCAAGCTCGTCGCCTCTGTCGCCGGGCTCAGAAACGAGAAGGAGAAGGACGgcaacggcggcagccggtcGGCGCGAATGTCCGCAGTGACCATGTCCAAGTCGGCGTCAGCTAACGCCACCATGGAGTCGCCAGCCGCCGGGTCCGAGCGGCTCAAGGTGCACCACTACGGCAAGTCGAGCAAGGAGCTCACGGGCCTGTACATGCGGCAGGAGGTGCGCGCGCACGAGGGCTCGATATGGAGCATCAAGTTCAGCCCCGACGGCCGGTTCCTCGCCAGTGGTGGCGAGGACCGCGTGGTGCGCGTGTGGCTGGTCGTGGACGCCGATGCCTCGCCGTCGTCCGTGGTGCAGGAGCTCTCGGCCTCGCTGCCGCCGCCCCCTCCACTCGGCGACCCGGGCTGCGGGTCGGTGGCGCCGGGGCTGGCGGCACAGCTGTCCAAGAAGGTGAGGAGGGGGAAGAGCAGCAATCACGTGCTCCCGGATCACGTCGTGGTGCCGGAGTCCGTGTTCGCGCTCGCTAAGCAGCCAGCGTGCGCGTTCGAGGGCCATCTGGACGACGTGCTCGACCTCTCGTGGTCCAAGTCGCAG CAACTGCTGTCATCGTCCATGGACAAGACGGTGCGGCTCTGGGACATGGACACCCAGACGTGCCTAAAGCTGTTCGCGCACAACGATTACG TTACCTGCGTACAGTTCAACCCGGTGGATGATGGCTACTTCATCAGCGGCTCGCTGGACAGCAAGGTCCGCATCTGGAACGTGCTGGATCGGCAGGTCGTCGACTGGAGCGACCTCAGCGACATGGTTACCGCGGCGTGCTACACCCCGGACGGCCAG GCTGCGATCATTGGGTCACACAAGGGGAGCTGCCGATTCTACAAGACAACGG GTTGCAAGCTCAACCAGGAGGCGCAGATCGACATGAGCATATCGAAGAAGCGCAAGTCGCAGGCGAAAAAGATCACTGGATTCCAG TTTGCGCCGGGGAACCCGTCGGAAATCTTGGTCACGTCGGCGGACTCGCAGATCCGGGTGTTCAACGGTATCACCGTCCTCCAGAAGTTCAAAG GGTTCAAGAACACCAGCAGCCAGATCTCCGCGTCCTACACCGCCGACGGCCGCTACGTCGTGTGCGCCAGCGAGGACTCCCACGTCTACGTCTGGCAGCGCGGCGGCGCGCCTGGTGGCcctggcggcggaggcgcggggGGTGGCATCGGCGTCAGGGCCAAGACATGGCTCACCAGCCGGTCCTACGAGTACTTCTTCTGCAGGGACGTGTCCGCGGCAGTGCCGTGGCCCGGGTCGCCGTCCAGCGTCCGCGGCGGCGACGCGTCCTCCCGGAGAGGCAAGAGCGACGGCGCCAGCACCACGATGCCCAAAGAGCAAGGCTCGTCGCGATCCGCCGCCGACGCGGGCAGCGGCATACCGCGCCGTCCCAAGTCTGGGCCGATGACGTATCCCGGCGGGCAGCTGCCAGCGGACCTGTCGCGCCGGGAGCCGTCGGCGCGGTGGCACGGCGGCGCGGAGGGCGGGAACGCGTGGGGGATGGTTGTGGTGACGGCGAGCCGAGGCGGGGAGATCAGGGTGTACCAGAACTTCGGGCTGCCTCTCGGGATCAGAGGCCAGAGGAATCTCTTCCACTAA